The following are from one region of the Nicotiana tomentosiformis chromosome 7, ASM39032v3, whole genome shotgun sequence genome:
- the LOC104118768 gene encoding glucan endo-1,3-beta-glucosidase 12, giving the protein MEKLTICLLLLLFSLSFFSIADGGSIGVNYGRVANNLPSAVKAVALLKSQGVERVKVYDTDPAVLKALSGSGIKVTVNLPNELLYNAAKRQSFAYSWVQRNVAAYYPSTQIESIAVGNEVFVDPHNTTRFLVPAMKNIHEALLKYNFHDKIKVSSPVALSALQNSYPSSAGSFRSELIEPVIKPMMDFLRQTGSYLMVNCYPFFAYESNSDVISLDYALFRENPGVVDAGNGLRYFSLFDAQVDAVFAALSALKYDDIKMVVTETGWPSKGDDIEVGASVDNAAAYNGNLVRRILTGGGTPLRPKEDITVFLFALFNENKKPGPTSERNFGLFYPNERKVYDIPLNMEGLKHYIDRQSPVAGGERMQKGGKGNVSPSVPGQTWCVASGEAGKDNLQAALDFACGEGGADCRSIQPGSTCYNPNTLEAHASYAFNSYYQKKGRAMGSCYFGGAAYIVHQQPKYGNCELPTED; this is encoded by the exons ATGGAAAAACTCACCATTTGTCTTCTCCTCTTACTCTTTTCCCTTTCCTTTTTCTCCATTGCAG ATGGTGGATCAATCGGAGTGAACTATGGGCGTGTAGCTAACAACTTACCATCAGCAGTAAAAGCTGTAGCCCTGCTGAAATCTCAAGGCGTAGAACGTGTTAAAGTTTATGATACTGACCCGGCTGTACTCAAAGCACTTTCCGGGTCGGGTATTAAGGTTACCGTTAACCTACCCAACGAGCTCCTTTACAATGCAGCTAAACGCCAGTCATTTGCTTACTCTTGGGTCCAGCGTAATGTTGCTGCTTACTACCCTTCTACTCAAATCGAATCCATTGCCGTTGGAAATGAAGTTTTCGTTGACCCGCATAATACGACCCGTTTTCTTGTACCCGCTATGAAGAATATTCATGAGGCTCTTTTGAAGTACAATTTCCATGACAAAATCAAAGTCTCTTCTCCTGTTGCTCTCAGTGCATTGCAGAACTCTTACCCGTCTTCAGCTGGGTCGTTTAGATCCGAATTGATCGAACCCGTAATTAAACCCATGATGGATTTTCTCCGCCAAACTGGATCCTATTTAATGGTTAACTGTTACCCGTTTTTTGCATATGAGTCAAACTCCGACGTCATTTCACTTGACTACGCTTTGTTCCGTGAAAATCCCGGTGTCGTTGACGCCGGTAATGGACTCCGTTACTTCAGCCTCTTTGACGCTCAAGTTGACGCCGTATTCGCTGCATTGTCAGCTTTGAAGTACGATGATATCAAAATGGTCGTAACGGAAACTGGCTGGCCGTCTAAAGGAGACGACATTGAAGTCGGTGCCAGCGTGGATAACGCCGCCGCATACAATGGCAACCTTGTCCGGCGAATCCTCACTGGTGGTGGGACCCCTTTAAGGCCGAAAGAAGACATCACAGTCTTCCTCTTCGCACTTTTCAACGAGAACAAAAAGCCGGGTCCCACATCAGAGCGAAATTTCGGGTTATTCTACCCGAATGAGCGAAAGGTTTACGATATACCGTTAAATATGGAGGGACTGAAACATTATATTGACCGGCAGTCACCGGTTGCCGGCGGCGAGCGAATGCAGAAAGGCGGGAAGGGGAATGTGTCGCCGAGTGTGCCTGGGCAAACGTGGTGCGTGGCGAGTGGTGAAGCGGGGAAGGATAATCTACAAGCAGCTCTAGATTTCGCTTGTGGCGAGGGCGGAGCTGATTGCCGTTCGATTCAGCCAGGGTCCACGTGTTACAATCCTAACACGCTGGAAGCTCATGCATCATATGCTTTCAATAGTTATTATCAGAAGAAAGGGCGTGCGATGGGTTCGTGTTATTTCGGTGGGGCCGCGTACATTGTTCATCAACAACCTA AATATGGAAACTGTGAATTACCCACTGAAGATTGA